From Haloarcula hispanica ATCC 33960, the proteins below share one genomic window:
- the prf1 gene encoding peptide chain release factor aRF-1 produces MSEQQEQEQSDKQKYEFRKVIEELKGYQGSGTQLVSIYVPEDKLISDVVAHVTQEHSEASNIKSKDTRTAVQDALTSIKDRLRYYDVRPPDNGLVVFSGAFDTGGGRTDMVTKVLESPPDPIESFRYHCDSEFLTEPLEHMLADKGLFGLIVLDRREANVGWLKGKRVEPVKSASSLVPGKQRKGGQSAQRFARLRLEAIDNFYQEVAGMANDLFVADRHELDGILVGGPSPTKDEFLDGDYLHHELQDMVLGKFDVAYTDESGLYDLVDAADDVLAEHEMLRDKELMEDFFKQLHNGDKATYGFDQTRQNLNMGAVEQLLISEDLRKDVVAYTCENGHDEYELINSNASTDDHDCSRCGATVDAEDGERDDAIDHLMELADQRGTETVFISTDFEKGEQLLTAFGGVAGLLRYSTGV; encoded by the coding sequence ATGAGCGAGCAGCAGGAACAGGAACAATCTGACAAGCAGAAATACGAGTTCCGGAAGGTCATAGAGGAACTCAAAGGGTACCAGGGCTCGGGAACCCAACTCGTCTCTATCTACGTGCCCGAGGACAAGCTGATCAGCGATGTCGTCGCTCACGTCACCCAGGAGCACTCCGAAGCCTCGAACATCAAATCGAAGGACACCCGGACGGCGGTGCAGGACGCACTCACTTCAATCAAGGACCGCCTCCGGTACTACGACGTGCGACCTCCTGACAACGGGCTGGTCGTGTTCTCGGGTGCATTCGACACCGGCGGCGGTCGGACCGACATGGTAACGAAGGTACTCGAATCCCCGCCGGACCCCATCGAGTCGTTCCGTTATCACTGTGACTCGGAGTTCCTCACCGAGCCCCTGGAGCACATGCTGGCCGACAAAGGGCTGTTCGGCCTCATCGTGCTCGACCGACGCGAGGCCAACGTTGGCTGGCTGAAGGGCAAACGGGTCGAACCCGTCAAATCCGCCTCCTCGCTGGTCCCGGGCAAACAGCGAAAAGGTGGTCAGTCCGCCCAGCGTTTCGCCCGCCTCCGTCTCGAAGCCATCGACAACTTCTATCAGGAAGTCGCCGGCATGGCCAACGACCTGTTCGTCGCCGACCGCCACGAACTGGACGGCATCCTCGTCGGCGGGCCCTCACCGACGAAAGACGAGTTCCTCGACGGCGACTACCTCCACCACGAACTGCAGGACATGGTACTGGGGAAGTTCGACGTGGCCTACACCGACGAGTCAGGGCTGTACGACCTCGTGGACGCGGCCGATGACGTGCTGGCCGAACACGAGATGCTCCGTGACAAAGAGCTCATGGAGGACTTCTTCAAGCAGCTCCACAACGGGGACAAAGCCACCTACGGCTTCGACCAGACGCGCCAGAACCTCAACATGGGCGCGGTCGAACAGCTGCTCATCTCCGAGGACCTCCGGAAGGACGTGGTCGCCTACACCTGCGAGAACGGCCACGACGAATACGAACTCATCAACAGCAACGCGAGCACCGACGACCACGACTGTTCCCGCTGTGGCGCCACCGTCGACGCCGAGGACGGCGAGCGCGACGACGCCATCGACCACCTGATGGAACTGGCCGACCAGCGCGGCACCGAGACGGTGTTCATCTCGACGGACTTCGAGAAGGGCGAACAGCTGCTGACTGCTTTCGGCGGCGTCGCCGGCCTGCTGCGCTACTCGACGGGCGTCTAA
- a CDS encoding MinD/ParA family ATP-binding protein, with the protein MAGYVCTIAGGKGGVGKTTTAVNLGAVLQEMGYDVAVVDADLGMANLGSMLSVEPEKSLHEILAGEAAVSEALTDAPGGLTVIPGEQSLEAFADADPAKLRKVIKTLRNAYDVVLIDTGAGLSHEVAVPLGLADGIVLVTTPDDVAVGDTVKTAQLANRIDGTVLGSIINRATRHTDVAAIAEQMEFPLLAVIPDDPQATTEEPLVLNAPESTAADAYQRLTEALEGVFFRGESPETDIETILDDEWFLDDTEDHSDVDDDEDSGGVFGLFN; encoded by the coding sequence ATGGCGGGGTATGTGTGTACGATTGCGGGCGGCAAGGGCGGCGTCGGAAAGACGACGACCGCGGTAAATCTCGGGGCTGTGCTTCAGGAGATGGGCTACGATGTCGCCGTCGTCGACGCGGATCTGGGGATGGCGAACCTCGGCTCGATGCTCTCTGTAGAGCCCGAAAAGAGCCTCCACGAGATTCTGGCCGGTGAGGCTGCCGTGAGTGAGGCTTTGACTGATGCGCCGGGTGGACTCACGGTGATTCCGGGTGAACAGTCGCTGGAGGCGTTCGCGGACGCTGATCCCGCAAAGCTCAGGAAAGTCATCAAGACGCTCCGAAATGCCTACGACGTGGTGTTGATCGATACCGGGGCTGGACTGAGCCACGAAGTCGCCGTGCCGCTTGGGCTGGCCGACGGAATCGTCCTCGTCACGACCCCCGACGACGTTGCGGTGGGCGATACGGTCAAAACGGCCCAGCTAGCGAACCGAATCGACGGGACCGTTCTCGGTTCGATCATCAACCGCGCGACCCGCCACACTGACGTCGCGGCCATCGCCGAGCAGATGGAGTTCCCGCTGCTTGCGGTCATTCCGGACGACCCGCAGGCGACGACAGAGGAACCGCTCGTGCTCAACGCCCCCGAGAGCACGGCTGCCGACGCCTATCAGCGGCTGACCGAGGCGCTGGAGGGTGTGTTCTTCCGCGGCGAGAGCCCCGAAACGGATATCGAGACGATACTCGACGACGAGTGGTTCCTCGACGACACCGAGGATCACTCCGATGTCGACGACGACGAGGACTCCGGCGGTGTGTTCGGACTCTTCAACTGA
- a CDS encoding helix-turn-helix domain-containing protein: protein MLCFDRRFSTGSERCRTGLIAEFQIDCDSLPLVSVAAAVPEATITLSLQYNHGRRPLFIGTVTGGSEQAIERAFTDAHDIEEWTRIGTAGDTRRYQAVPALSFEEQLGGQIDDLDGLEALATADAIIERITVTADGWEQLGWFADRAAFTEFASFWQRNADFGLERLTRDAEPKSPGNGLTDRQLEALRTAYEMGYFEIPRRTSLDAVAQELDISASSLSERLRRAQTQLIQETVATLWPPLPE, encoded by the coding sequence ATGCTCTGTTTCGACAGGCGCTTCAGCACTGGCAGCGAGCGATGCCGTACGGGGCTTATCGCAGAATTTCAGATCGATTGCGACTCATTGCCGCTCGTGTCGGTCGCGGCTGCGGTACCCGAAGCGACGATCACCCTCTCACTGCAGTACAACCACGGTCGTCGCCCGCTGTTTATTGGGACCGTGACGGGTGGCTCCGAGCAGGCCATCGAGCGGGCGTTCACTGATGCCCACGATATCGAGGAGTGGACACGCATCGGGACGGCCGGCGACACCCGTCGGTATCAGGCAGTGCCGGCACTGAGCTTCGAGGAGCAACTCGGTGGCCAAATCGACGACTTGGACGGACTCGAAGCACTCGCCACGGCAGACGCCATCATCGAACGGATAACCGTGACCGCAGACGGGTGGGAGCAACTGGGATGGTTCGCCGACCGAGCGGCGTTCACCGAGTTCGCCTCGTTCTGGCAGCGAAACGCGGACTTCGGACTTGAGCGGCTGACCCGGGATGCGGAGCCGAAGTCGCCCGGCAACGGGCTCACTGACCGACAACTGGAAGCGCTACGGACGGCGTACGAGATGGGGTATTTCGAGATTCCGCGGCGCACGTCGCTGGACGCCGTGGCCCAGGAACTGGACATCTCTGCGTCGTCGCTCTCGGAGCGACTGCGCCGGGCACAGACTCAACTCATTCAGGAAACGGTCGCGACGCTGTGGCCGCCGCTTCCGGAATGA
- a CDS encoding alpha/beta fold hydrolase, with the protein MQPTQSADEIGVEFERYGDGQPLLLLHGGMAPTEYWGPVIPEFEGYGAVVPQRPGFGTCLDSPAETNADEVLDREVRYVRALADAVDGDPILFGHSYGALTAIEAATATEVEAVIAYEPAVLPAEYRADADLADRMASLVQNGEPEEAVKRYIEQVLHPDGIDDLDAWLAEWPVWPDCVALAEEVVRMNRSVEQYRLPDRLDVDTPTLVLSGTGGPDFLRQSARAVHDALPHSRFVEFDGVSHSGPAEAPALIAAEVDAFLQN; encoded by the coding sequence ATGCAGCCGACACAATCCGCAGATGAGATCGGAGTCGAGTTCGAGCGCTACGGCGACGGCCAGCCACTCCTCCTCCTGCACGGCGGGATGGCCCCCACGGAGTACTGGGGACCGGTTATCCCAGAGTTCGAGGGCTACGGTGCTGTCGTCCCCCAGCGTCCGGGGTTCGGGACCTGTCTCGACTCCCCGGCGGAAACAAACGCCGACGAGGTGCTGGATCGTGAGGTCCGATATGTCCGGGCGCTTGCCGACGCTGTCGACGGCGACCCGATCCTGTTCGGGCACTCCTACGGCGCGCTCACCGCTATCGAGGCCGCGACGGCTACAGAAGTCGAGGCTGTCATCGCGTACGAACCGGCGGTACTTCCCGCCGAGTACCGGGCCGACGCTGACCTCGCTGACCGAATGGCATCGCTCGTACAGAACGGGGAGCCAGAAGAAGCGGTGAAACGCTACATCGAACAGGTCCTCCACCCCGACGGTATCGACGACCTCGACGCTTGGCTGGCGGAGTGGCCCGTCTGGCCCGACTGCGTGGCCCTCGCCGAGGAGGTCGTCCGGATGAACCGATCCGTCGAACAGTACCGGCTCCCCGACCGTCTGGATGTCGACACACCGACTCTCGTTCTGTCTGGCACCGGCGGGCCGGACTTCCTCCGGCAGAGTGCCCGGGCCGTTCACGACGCACTCCCACACAGCCGATTCGTCGAGTTCGATGGGGTCAGCCACAGCGGCCCCGCCGAGGCACCTGCACTAATCGCGGCGGAAGTCGACGCGTTCCTGCAGAATTAG
- the argS gene encoding arginine--tRNA ligase: MFLQLRAEVEDALADALTALDLPAEDLGIEEPPEDVDAVLASSVAFRLAGEVGTAPPNVAGDIAEAIDTDDLTYVSAVTTQGPYVNFLPSEAYFAETLQSVTESEFGRLPDRDTSVVVEHTSANPTGPVHVGRARNPIIGDAVARVLDYAGYDVDRHYYVNDAGRQIAVFTWAYETFDESDLPEPERESPEYEMVRYYRKGNTVLEEGDPDEVEAAEAEVQSILQGLEDGDEETYERVAEVVDTVLGGMQNTLGRLPAEFDEFVKETRFMRNGDTDDLVDRLKDLDCAVYEEDAWQLDLPDFEKNLVFLRSDGTSLYTTRDLAHHEWKFDTYDRAVTVLGEDHKLQADQLSAALELLDNDTDQLRQVFYSWVNLPEGGMSTREGTGIDLDDLLDEAIDRAREEVESRLDDRTRGDLDADDIDRIARQVGIGAVRYDIVSKQPTKGITFEWDRALDFEAQSAPYVQYVHARCCGILGDVEADIPAEPDLDPLSEPEERDLLRELARFPAVIEAAADDLTPHTVATYTRDLAETFNAFYRECPVLDADDETRAARLALVDGTRTTIANALDALGVEAPTSM; encoded by the coding sequence ATGTTCCTGCAGCTCCGTGCGGAGGTCGAGGACGCCCTCGCCGACGCACTCACAGCCCTCGACCTGCCGGCCGAGGACCTCGGTATCGAGGAACCACCGGAGGACGTCGACGCCGTGTTAGCGTCGAGCGTTGCCTTCCGGCTGGCCGGCGAGGTCGGTACTGCGCCGCCGAACGTCGCCGGCGACATCGCCGAGGCGATTGACACGGACGACCTCACCTACGTCAGTGCTGTGACGACACAAGGGCCGTACGTCAATTTCCTCCCGAGCGAGGCGTACTTCGCCGAGACCCTGCAGTCAGTCACGGAGAGCGAGTTCGGGCGGCTTCCCGACCGCGACACCAGCGTCGTCGTCGAGCACACCTCCGCGAACCCGACCGGCCCGGTCCACGTCGGGCGAGCACGAAACCCTATCATCGGTGACGCCGTCGCCCGCGTGCTCGATTACGCTGGCTACGACGTCGACCGCCACTACTACGTCAACGACGCCGGCCGCCAAATTGCCGTGTTCACCTGGGCCTACGAGACGTTCGACGAGTCCGACCTGCCCGAACCCGAGCGAGAGTCCCCGGAGTACGAGATGGTTCGGTACTACCGCAAGGGCAATACTGTCCTCGAAGAGGGCGACCCCGACGAAGTCGAGGCAGCGGAGGCCGAGGTCCAGTCGATTTTGCAGGGCCTCGAAGACGGCGACGAAGAGACGTACGAACGCGTCGCCGAGGTCGTCGACACTGTGCTGGGCGGAATGCAGAACACGCTCGGTCGCCTCCCTGCGGAGTTTGACGAGTTCGTCAAAGAGACGCGGTTCATGCGCAACGGCGACACGGACGACCTGGTCGACCGGCTGAAGGACCTCGACTGCGCCGTCTACGAGGAGGACGCCTGGCAGCTCGACCTGCCCGACTTCGAAAAGAACCTCGTGTTCCTGCGTTCCGACGGCACATCGTTGTACACCACCCGCGACCTGGCCCACCACGAGTGGAAGTTCGATACCTACGACCGCGCCGTCACGGTGCTGGGTGAGGACCACAAGCTCCAGGCCGACCAGCTCTCGGCGGCCCTGGAACTGCTGGACAACGACACCGACCAGCTCCGACAGGTGTTTTACTCCTGGGTGAACCTTCCCGAAGGCGGGATGAGCACGCGGGAGGGGACCGGCATCGACCTCGACGACCTGCTCGATGAAGCTATTGACCGCGCGCGCGAAGAGGTTGAGTCCCGACTGGACGACCGGACCCGCGGCGACCTCGACGCGGACGACATAGACCGTATCGCTCGTCAGGTCGGCATCGGCGCGGTGCGCTACGACATCGTCTCGAAACAGCCGACGAAGGGCATCACCTTCGAGTGGGACCGCGCGCTGGACTTCGAGGCCCAGTCCGCGCCGTACGTCCAGTACGTCCACGCGCGCTGCTGTGGCATCCTCGGCGACGTGGAGGCTGACATCCCAGCCGAACCCGACCTCGATCCACTGTCGGAACCGGAAGAGCGGGACCTGCTCCGCGAACTGGCCCGGTTCCCCGCCGTCATCGAGGCGGCCGCGGACGACCTGACGCCGCACACCGTCGCCACCTACACCCGCGACCTCGCCGAAACGTTCAACGCCTTCTACCGGGAGTGTCCGGTTCTCGACGCCGACGACGAGACCCGCGCCGCACGGCTGGCCCTCGTCGACGGGACCCGGACCACGATTGCGAACGCCCTCGACGCGCTGGGCGTCGAAGCGCCGACCTCGATGTAG
- a CDS encoding site-2 protease family protein: MVSTLTWVLAGLVAYTLLAMALRTRGVVPEYIRFSGPITTIHTQKGKAVLDWLARPKRFWRAWGNLGVGFGLVVMVGSFLLVALGAYQALVNPQPSALNEPRNALAIPGVNDFLPLSVAPEIVLGLLLGLVVHEGGHGLFCRVEDIDIESMGLALLAIIPIGAFVEPDEDELLRSDRGAQARMYTAGVTNNFALAIITLLLLFGPVAGAVAVVDGVPVGSPINGTPAADAGIESGDVITAVNGQSVENQQQLESVLVESDAQTVEVARKDAETVTVERSVVVSAALQSAPLGTGETIVSVNGTAVATSSEFEQAARNHPVATVETESGETVTTPLGAYVLVAEDGPLAGEGAPSGEGMIITEVNGERTHSGTALMQALEGGEPGDRVSVTGYVDGARETYEVTMAESEQVDNGIIGVSIQQGISGIQVSDFGIDAYPAAAFLEFLGGSPDTPTSVSEFSFAQRIFSTLLLPFIGVAGGFGYNFAGFTGIATNFYTVQGPLGALGTTPVFLLANVLFWTGWINLVIGQFNLIPTFPLDGGHILRASTESFVSRLPVSDGRRVTTAVSIAITVSMIGGLLLMVFGPRLLT, translated from the coding sequence ATGGTGAGTACGCTGACGTGGGTCCTCGCGGGCCTTGTCGCTTACACCCTCCTCGCGATGGCGCTACGGACCCGCGGCGTTGTCCCCGAGTATATTCGTTTTAGCGGCCCGATTACGACGATTCACACGCAGAAGGGCAAAGCTGTCCTCGACTGGCTCGCACGGCCAAAGCGGTTCTGGCGGGCCTGGGGGAACCTTGGCGTCGGGTTCGGACTCGTGGTGATGGTCGGCTCCTTCCTCCTCGTTGCGCTCGGGGCCTACCAAGCGCTCGTCAACCCACAGCCCTCCGCACTGAACGAGCCGCGGAACGCGCTGGCGATTCCCGGCGTCAACGACTTCCTCCCGCTGTCGGTCGCACCCGAAATCGTGCTCGGGTTGTTGCTCGGCCTCGTCGTCCACGAGGGCGGCCACGGGCTCTTCTGTCGCGTCGAGGACATCGACATCGAGTCGATGGGGCTGGCCTTGCTGGCGATCATCCCCATCGGCGCGTTCGTCGAACCCGACGAAGACGAACTCCTGCGCTCCGACCGCGGCGCCCAGGCCCGGATGTACACGGCCGGCGTGACCAACAACTTCGCGCTCGCGATCATCACGCTCCTGTTGCTGTTCGGGCCGGTCGCCGGCGCTGTCGCTGTCGTCGACGGCGTGCCGGTCGGAAGTCCGATCAACGGAACCCCCGCCGCCGACGCGGGTATCGAGTCAGGCGACGTTATTACGGCGGTCAACGGCCAGTCGGTCGAGAACCAGCAGCAACTCGAATCGGTGCTCGTCGAAAGCGACGCACAGACTGTCGAAGTGGCCCGTAAGGATGCCGAAACAGTCACCGTCGAGCGGTCCGTCGTCGTCTCGGCGGCCCTCCAGAGCGCGCCGCTTGGAACCGGTGAGACGATTGTTTCGGTCAACGGGACTGCCGTGGCTACCAGCAGTGAGTTCGAACAGGCGGCTCGAAACCATCCCGTTGCGACAGTCGAAACTGAGTCCGGGGAGACGGTCACGACACCGCTCGGCGCATACGTCCTGGTCGCCGAGGACGGCCCGCTCGCCGGGGAAGGGGCACCGAGCGGCGAGGGCATGATAATCACCGAGGTCAACGGGGAGCGAACGCACAGCGGGACGGCGCTGATGCAGGCGCTTGAGGGCGGCGAACCCGGTGACCGGGTGTCGGTCACCGGCTACGTCGACGGTGCACGCGAGACCTACGAGGTGACGATGGCCGAGAGTGAGCAGGTCGACAACGGTATCATCGGCGTCAGCATCCAGCAGGGTATCAGCGGCATCCAGGTCAGTGACTTCGGCATCGACGCCTATCCCGCCGCCGCGTTCCTGGAATTCCTCGGCGGATCGCCTGACACCCCCACGTCAGTCTCCGAGTTCTCGTTCGCCCAGCGGATTTTCAGCACGCTCTTGCTCCCCTTTATCGGCGTCGCCGGCGGCTTCGGCTACAACTTCGCCGGCTTCACCGGCATCGCGACGAACTTCTACACCGTCCAGGGACCGCTCGGGGCGCTCGGAACGACGCCGGTGTTCCTGCTCGCGAACGTCCTGTTCTGGACTGGCTGGATCAATCTCGTCATCGGCCAGTTCAACCTCATCCCGACGTTCCCGCTCGACGGCGGCCACATCCTGCGGGCATCGACCGAGTCGTTCGTCTCGCGGCTCCCCGTCTCGGACGGGCGGCGGGTGACGACGGCCGTCTCCATCGCGATCACGGTGTCGATGATCGGCGGCCTCCTGTTGATGGTGTTCGGCCCGCGGCTCCTGACCTGA
- a CDS encoding universal stress protein — MYDRVLIPVDGSDESTAAARRGLALAKDFDATAEAVHVVDQRARRLTRTDRESGRLREHGESVLADIESLAADIGQPVTTELLEGKPSVQIDKYARETDAGLIVLGRQGLTGLGKRLLGGVTEQLLHRTAVPVLVVSGEKQAERREFDYSRVLVTTDGSENANTATRHGAAVADRYDATVHVLNVVDIQAAGGAFNAGGLNEAFIERLEADGHDAVAATADDLETAASDVSVETAVERTDSLDGVAAGIREYVSDRDIDLVVMASHGRSNLKRQLLGSVTSQLLRTVDVPVLVTPRST; from the coding sequence ATGTACGACCGCGTTCTCATTCCCGTCGACGGGAGCGACGAATCCACGGCAGCCGCACGGCGCGGCCTCGCACTGGCCAAGGACTTCGACGCGACTGCCGAGGCGGTTCACGTCGTCGACCAGCGAGCACGCAGGCTCACGCGAACGGACCGCGAGAGCGGACGCCTCCGCGAACACGGTGAGTCCGTCCTCGCTGACATCGAGTCGCTCGCCGCCGATATCGGCCAGCCCGTCACGACGGAGCTTCTGGAGGGGAAACCGAGCGTACAGATCGACAAGTACGCCCGCGAAACCGACGCAGGGCTCATCGTCCTCGGTCGACAGGGACTGACCGGTCTCGGGAAGCGACTCCTCGGTGGCGTCACCGAACAGCTCCTGCATCGAACTGCGGTGCCCGTGCTCGTCGTTTCGGGGGAGAAACAGGCGGAAAGGCGCGAATTCGACTACTCACGAGTCCTCGTCACAACTGACGGGAGCGAGAACGCAAACACGGCGACGCGACACGGCGCGGCGGTAGCAGACCGGTACGACGCGACAGTACACGTCCTCAACGTCGTCGATATCCAGGCCGCCGGCGGAGCGTTCAACGCTGGCGGACTGAACGAGGCGTTCATCGAACGACTGGAAGCGGACGGGCATGACGCCGTCGCAGCAACCGCCGACGACCTCGAAACGGCGGCTTCGGACGTATCGGTAGAAACCGCCGTGGAACGGACGGACTCGCTCGATGGCGTCGCCGCTGGCATCCGCGAGTACGTCTCCGATCGGGACATCGACCTCGTCGTGATGGCGTCACACGGGCGCTCGAACCTGAAGCGCCAGCTGCTCGGTAGCGTCACGTCGCAACTGCTCCGAACTGTCGATGTCCCCGTGCTAGTGACGCCCCGTTCGACCTGA